A single window of Rana temporaria chromosome 1, aRanTem1.1, whole genome shotgun sequence DNA harbors:
- the LOC120945448 gene encoding olfactory receptor 6F1-like gives MIPHQKYIFHGNKTDVKFFFLLGFPGTAQVQLFYFAIFLVIYILTVVANFLIVTMVFLNSHLRIPMYFFLSNFAVLDTWCSTAVIPKTLSYLITQDKLISHSGCLAQLCFVFSVGPTEFFLLTVMAYDRYLAICFPLQYVTMMNSQICLYLAIGSWMSGFFTGWSLTIPTALLNFCGPNQIDHFFCDFIPLVKLSCSDTSTSEKVFFSFAWVVVLSSLTFITVSYSNILKTILRIPSSLGRQKAFSTCAAHLTVVIIFYGTVIFMYVRPSASHFSDKDKVVSLFYSVITPLLNPLIYSLRNREFKKALKKVQEKLHKSIYDV, from the coding sequence ATGATCCCTCACCAGAAGTATATATTTCATGGGAACAAAACAGATGTTAAATTCTTCTTCCTGCTTGGCTTCCCTGGTACTGCTCAGGTACAGCTGTTTTACTTTgcaatttttttggtcatttataTACTAACTGTGGTGGCCAATTTTCTCATAGTTACCATGGTCTTCTTAAATTCTCATCTTCGCATACCCATGTATTTTTTCCTCAGCAACTTTGCTGTGCTGGATACCTGGTGTTCAACTGCTGTCATTCCTAAAACGCTCAGCTATTTGATCACACAAGATAAGCTTATTTCCCATTCTGGGTGCCTTGCTCAACTTTGCTTTGTGTTCTCTGTGGGACCTACAGAATTCTTCTTACTTACGGTTATGGCTTATGATAGGTATCTAGCCATCTGTTTCCCGTTACAATATGTAACAATGATGAACAGTCAGATCTGCCTTTATTTAGCTATAGGCTCGTGGATGAGTGGTTTCTTTACTGGCTGGTCATTAACTATTCCAACCGCTCTACTAAACTTTTGTGGACCCAATCAAATTgatcattttttttgtgattttatcCCTCTGGTAAAACTATCTTGTTCTGATACATCCACCAGTGAGAAAGTCTTCTTTTCATTTGCATGGGTAGTTGTGCTAAGCTCACTTACTTTTATAACAGTATCTTATTCAAATATACTTAAGACCATTCTTCGAATTCCATCAAGCCTTGGTCGTCAGAAGGCCTTTTCAACTTGTGCTGCTCATTTAACTGTGGTAATTATTTTCTATGGAACTGTCATATTTATGTATGTCCGCCCAAGTGCTTCCCACTTTTCTGATAAAGATAAAGTGGTTTCTCTGTTTTATTCTGTTATAACACCACTTTTAAACCCTCTTATCTACAGTCTTAGGAATCGAGAATTTAAAAAGGCATTGAAAAAGGTTCAAGAGAAACTCCACAAGTCAATTTATGATGTGTAG